Genomic DNA from Equus caballus isolate H_3958 breed thoroughbred chromosome 10, TB-T2T, whole genome shotgun sequence:
GTACTCTATCACTCCAATAACAATTCCTATTGGCTCCACCTTCAAAATGTATCTAGAATCTAACTTCTGACACCAGATTCATCATTGTTGCCCCAGAGCATTACCGTGGGCCACCTCTAGAAGAGGTGGCAGGCAGACAGAATGCCAGGATACTCACATCACTCACCAGGGAAGCTGATCTGCTGTCATCCACACTCACCACTGTCCTGGGTGCTTTCGTCCTACAGGTCTTCACTCTGATGGGAGACACCAGGGTCTCTGACACATGGTCACTCTTTTGAGGCTGTAGTGAGTGACCAAGGCAGGTCGAGGGTGCGGTGAGCCCAGGATGCTTCATAACTAGACTTTGTAACAAGGTACTCACACTCCAGGATGTCTGGAAGCAGGGCCGGGAACACACTCTTGCCTGGCTCAGGGGCTACCAGCTGGATTCTCACCACCACCATACCCCGACCCTTGATCTGGGCCCTCACAACCCCACCAGGTCCCTCTCGTCCAACTTTTGGCCCACACCCAAACCAGCTCACATGAAGAAgatgaggcagaggcagagagcaaGCAGTGCAGTGACACCAGCTCCCCCGATGGCCCCCAGAAGCACTCCTGTCCTTGTCACCAGTTCCCCTGCAGCTAAGAGAGACTTTGGGTGAACTCCAATCTTGATGAACAAACACATGTCTTCTCTTCTTCAACACATAGTGAAGGGCACACTTCCTCTCTTATCCAGGATTTAGCCAATGGGTCTTGCCACCCGTCATAGGACTTCAGCCTTCTCCAGAAGGACACAGTCCATGTGACACCTCCTGTCCAGTACCCATACTCCTGTCCAACAAACTCCATCTCTTCCATGACGCAAGTTCTTCTCCACTCAGGGTCTCTCTGCGGCAGCCCGTAGACCTGGCTGCAGCAGGACCATGAGGCTCTGGGCCCCATAGgaattccagagagagagagaaatacaacaTAGAGAGCCCTATGGATGCTGAAAGGTtttgtctctccttccttccagggAGGGTGTCTGAATCTCCTCTCTTATCCTCCACTGACCCAGACCATGAGGGTCAAAGGTGATCTTTCATATCTCCAGAAGGGGGTGGAACCTGAGAATTCTCAGACCTTCATGTCAGATCCAGACAGCTTTCCTGGCCCTGCCTGGCCATGTGTCCTGGGAACCCAACACCCAGGGTGAGGGATGTGTCTCTGGGCATCACCCGTCAACAGTTTGATGGGCACTGCTGTGAAAGCCCTAGTAGGGCTCACTGTCCAGTGAGGGGACCAGATGCCATTACCCATGGGAATAGAGCATTGGAGGGAGCTGAGCTCCAGAGAGAGGTCAGGATGAGGGCAGGAGACTGGCAATCAAAAAATGGCCCAAAGAGATTTTGAGGgcaatgaaactactctgtatgatactacaatgatggatacatgtcaatACACATTTGCCCAAACCTATAGAAGGTAGAACACCACaagtgaaccctaatgtcaactgtagactttgggtgataatgacgtgtcCATGTAGATGCACGGGTTGTAACAAACGTACGCTCTGGTGGGCGATGTTGAAATTGTGGAGGCTGTGCATGTATGGGAAAGTGCAGCGGGTATAGGGGAAATCTCTCTAagttcctctcaattttgctgtgtacctaaaaccactctaaaaaataaagtccagcaAAAAATTTCCCCAAGGCCTTCAGTGACTGGAGGAAGATAAAGAACGGACTTAGGATGGACAGGGAAGAGATTGTGGGTCATGCAGGCAAAATTGATGTGGGAGAATATAGGAGGATGAGGCCTGAGGGGTCCTCTCATGTCTAACTGcagcccccaaccccagccccagcATGTGAGCTCTGAGAGTCCAGCTCTGACCTGACCTGGCAGAGACTCCAACCCAGTCAATGCCCCATGGGAGGTGGCTCCTTCTCACCTGTGCCATCCCCTTGGCAGTCACCGATGGCTGGGTTCTCTGGAGCACCTAGGATGAGAAGAGGGGATTTCCCTTCTCACTGGagagggttgggggagataaGCATGGGCGTCCCCTCACCCTGAAGCCACGAAACTGCAGGAAGGACGGGGCTTGTGTCTTTCTAGGTCCTTTActcagccagggccccaggacaAAAGAACTGAGAGTCCACAGCTTGGCCCTCTGCCCCCTACATTCTCAGGGACCCAGGTATCCTAGCTCAGCACTCACAGGTGACGTCGAGCTGGATGGTCCTTTCCACAGTCACACCAGCTGCAGGGAACTGCACCTGACAGGTGAGGTTGGTGCCATGGTCCTGGGGCCGTGGGGTGAGGGTGAGCATAGAGGAGAGGTGGGTCCTAGGACCCAGGGAGGTGAGGGCAGCTGATGTCCAGGAGAAGATGGGGGGTGTGCCCCGCTCACaggcccagggcacagagcaggtcaGGTTCCTGGGGTGTCCACACTCCAGCGTACCCGGGCTGAGGATGTGGGGCGTGTGGGTCAGGGCTGGTGAGGAGATGGGGAGACACGGGGATCAGAAGGGACAGTCCAAGGTGCGGCTCTGAGAGGGGCCTCAGGCTTTCATCCAGCTCCTCCCACTAAGCCCTGAAGGGTACCCCAACCCTTCCCAGAAGAGGGGTCCCATCCCAGCCCTCCCCTGAGACCCCCATGTCCTTCCCCTGTGGTGATTCCTGGATCCCGCTCCTTACCCATCACACGCACGGAGAGGTTAGACTTGTAATTCcgtttttcctttcctctctccacgcgaaaaaagtattttctgttgtcactcctcctggcatctctgatgtccAGGGAGCAGTTGTAGGTCTGGGGGTCTCCAAGGAGGTGGAATCGGCCCTGAGTCTCCTCTTGCACTTTTCGATCTGGGTTGTTTGTGGCCACAGGAGCATCACGGTATATATTTGCCCCTTCCCAGAACCAGTAGCCGTGAGCTGGGACAGTGTCAGTCAAGGAGTTCCAGGGATAGGTGAAGGTGCAGGGCACAGAGACGCACAGGCCCTCTTGCACAGACACGGATTCTTGCACTAGCAGCTGGAATCTCCCATCCTTAGccagggaccctgcagggaaACAAGGGTCAACTGCAGCCCTATCCCACCCACTCCCTCTCCCCTTGACCCACTCACCTGCccacagcagaggcagcagcagcagcagctgtaaCATCTCTGAGATAGAGGGTTCTGGGCATCAGCTCTGTGTCTGAAAGGAGAATGAGAATGCAAGTAGGAGAGGACGCTGCTGGGGGACCTAGAGGAAGCTGGGGAGGAGCACGCGACCTCAGcctttcacagaagaggaactgCAGGCTGCagctttttcctcctctgcatAGACATGGTGGACATCCCACAACCAAGAGACCCTGATACCCACCCAGGGGGGAGCAGACAAGGAGCCGACCCAGTGTGCTGCCCTGATCTTGGAACTTCCCTCTAGCCCTGGAGCCTGGACCAAGAACTCTGAGGAAACCAGAGGCTTGGGACATTGTGAGTCTAAGCACTTCCCATCTGAGGTCATTTCAGAGCCCTGTTGTCCACACTAGGGAGCTCGTCAGCTCCAGCTGGACCACGGAAGGCCAAGCCTCATCTAGACCTCAACTGGTCAGTCCTGTCAGGTGTAGGATTCTTTAGGGTCTGCATGAGTATCtgggacagaggaaagaaggggGTCCTAAGTGACGTGAAAGTagcagccattcattcattctttcattcattccccaAACACCAAGTGAGCATCTCTGTGTTGGGGAGGCTGGCGACAAGAAGGGAGTTGACTGACCTGGTCCGTGCCTGTGAGATGCTCCCACCCAGTGGCATCACTTCCTCCCCAAACACTCAGTCCTGTTGGGCTTTAGAGCTGCAGCCACTGGTGACTTTGCTGTGTGTCTTGACAGCACGCTGggtattttctaaaatatgattataggattttttttctttttacttgtatgCTGATTCGTGAAGTTACAATGGCATCTCCAAAATAAAGACCATGCTGCGTCTTCGTGTTAAACAAAAGGGAGAACACGTGTTCTAGGAGCCAATGCAGATGAAACTTATTTTCCCTGAATGGTGTCCTTCAGTGTTGTGTGCACTGCAATACATTTTTATAGATTCTCATTATAAGGTTAGCATTTCCTGTGATggaaaacatcttttcatggttACATGTGGGTCAGAAGGTAtaatatttctagaaaatgtGAGTGGAATCTATagctacaaataaaattttaggttCAACTCACGTGGTTTTGCATCTCACTCTGTTGTATGCATCTGGGAAATCCTTGACATCTGTGACATAATAGCATTTGTCGCCATTGATTTGTAAAATCATTGAAATACATTAGTATCTAGATAACTCTTTCTTCAACCTTACTAACAGAGGGAGATTAGCACCCTCATTTGACACGTAAGGAATTGAGTCCCCAATAAGTGAAATAATACTAGttccagattattttaaaaaatgagaatgtgGCACATAATGGAAACCCCAATGCGATTGGTTTCACAGTCAAGAAAGGAATACCAGGTTCACGGGTTGGAAGTTTCAGTGAattctcattgtttttctttaatgaaccttataatttacaaaaaataaaatgtactcgCTTGAAACTTACatttctatggattttgacaaatgtatacagccCTGTTAGACTCCACGATCAAGAGATAGAACGTTTCCACAACCCCAAAATGTTTTCCCACACCTATTTGCAGCTCAtctctcccacctctgccccatgTAACCATTGATACACTCTCTACCTTGGGGAATTAACTGTGCCAATTTGAGATTTTCCAAGAAATTTACTCATTTGTGTCTAGATtctctcattcaacatagtatttTTGAAATGGATCCAGGTTGTATGTTTCTGTAGTTCACGATGTTGGATGactaagtagtattccactatGTGGATGTACTGTAATCTTTTATGTATTCACATATTGACCGACATTTGAGATTTTTGAATTTTGGGGAATAAATATCAAGGAGTAAATCTTTTCATGGACGTATTTTTCTCCTCATGAGTACACACAAGAGGTGGAATTATTGGATCAAAGAGTAGCCACATGTTTAAGTTTAGTAGAAATTTTGGACGTGTTGTCCAGAATGGTT
This window encodes:
- the LOC100066363 gene encoding myeloid cell surface antigen CD33 isoform X3 translates to MLQLLLLLPLLWAGSLAKDGRFQLLVQESVSVQEGLCVSVPCTFTYPWNSLTDTVPAHGYWFWEGANIYRDAPVATNNPDRKVQEETQGRFHLLGDPQTYNCSLDIRDARRSDNRKYFFRVERGKEKRNYKSNLSVRVMALTHTPHILSPGTLECGHPRNLTCSVPWACERGTPPIFSWTSAALTSLGPRTHLSSMLTLTPRPQDHGTNLTCQVQFPAAGVTVERTIQLDVTCAPENPAIGDCQGDGTGELVTRTGVLLGAIGGAGVTALLALCLCLIFFIVKTCRTKAPRTVVSVDDSRSASLVSDQIWRPDGGRYPDQSDFRREWEERKWNDSLENVAVNLELRTQSAAENASTPKSSGASWDHQQESKLDSPTDPTSSAGTASPLEMEQELHYASLSFNRVNPQEHT
- the LOC100066363 gene encoding myeloid cell surface antigen CD33 isoform X4, giving the protein MLQLLLLLPLLWAGSLAKDGRFQLLVQESVSVQEGLCVSVPCTFTYPWNSLTDTVPAHGYWFWEGANIYRDAPVATNNPDRKVQEETQGRFHLLGDPQTYNCSLDIRDARRSDNRKYFFRVERGKEKRNYKSNLSVRVMALTHTPHILSPGTLECGHPRNLTCSVPWACERGTPPIFSWTSAALTSLGPRTHLSSMLTLTPRPQDHGTNLTCQVQFPAAGVTVERTIQLDVTCAPENPAIGDCQGDGTGELVTRTGVLLGAIGGAGVTALLALCLCLIFFIVKTCRTKAPRTVVSVDDSRSASLVSDIWRPDGGRYPDQSDFRREWEERKWNDSLENVAVNLELRTQSAAENASTPKSSGASWDHQQESKLDSPTDPTSSAGTASPLEMEQELHYASLSFNRVNPQEHT
- the LOC100066363 gene encoding myeloid cell surface antigen CD33 isoform X6, with product MLQLLLLLPLLWAGSLAKDGRFQLLVQESVSVQEGLCVSVPCTFTYPWNSLTDTVPAHGYWFWEGANIYRDAPVATNNPDRKVQEETQGRFHLLGDPQTYNCSLDIRDARRSDNRKYFFRVERGKEKRNYKSNLSVRVMALTHTPHILSPGTLECGHPRNLTCSVPWACERGTPPIFSWTSAALTSLGPRTHLSSMLTLTPRPQDHGTNLTCQVQFPAAGVTVERTIQLDVTCAPENPAIGDCQGDGTAAGELVTRTGVLLGAIGGAGVTALLALCLCLIFFIVKTCRTKAPRTVVSVDDSRSASLIWRPDGGRYPDQSDFRREWEERKWNDSLENVAVNLELRTQSAAENASTPKSSGASWDHQQESKLDSPTDPTSSAGTASPLEMEQELHYASLSFNRVNPQEHT
- the LOC100066363 gene encoding myeloid cell surface antigen CD33 isoform X1: MLQLLLLLPLLWAGSLAKDGRFQLLVQESVSVQEGLCVSVPCTFTYPWNSLTDTVPAHGYWFWEGANIYRDAPVATNNPDRKVQEETQGRFHLLGDPQTYNCSLDIRDARRSDNRKYFFRVERGKEKRNYKSNLSVRVMALTHTPHILSPGTLECGHPRNLTCSVPWACERGTPPIFSWTSAALTSLGPRTHLSSMLTLTPRPQDHGTNLTCQVQFPAAGVTVERTIQLDVTCAPENPAIGDCQGDGTAAGELVTRTGVLLGAIGGAGVTALLALCLCLIFFIVKTCRTKAPRTVVSVDDSRSASLVSDQIWRPDGGRYPDQSDFRREWEERKWNDSLENVAVNLELRTQSAAENASTPKSSGASWDHQQESKLDSPTDPTSSAGTASPLEMEQELHYASLSFNRVNPQEHT
- the LOC100066363 gene encoding myeloid cell surface antigen CD33 isoform X7; the protein is MLQLLLLLPLLWAGSLAKDGRFQLLVQESVSVQEGLCVSVPCTFTYPWNSLTDTVPAHGYWFWEGANIYRDAPVATNNPDRKVQEETQGRFHLLGDPQTYNCSLDIRDARRSDNRKYFFRVERGKEKRNYKSNLSVRVMALTHTPHILSPGTLECGHPRNLTCSVPWACERGTPPIFSWTSAALTSLGPRTHLSSMLTLTPRPQDHGTNLTCQVQFPAAGVTVERTIQLDVTCAPENPAIGDCQGDGTGELVTRTGVLLGAIGGAGVTALLALCLCLIFFIVKTCRTKAPRTVVSVDDSRSASLQIWRPDGGRYPDQSDFRREWEERKWNDSLENVAVNLELRTQSAAENASTPKSSGASWDHQQESKLDSPTDPTSSAGTASPLEMEQELHYASLSFNRVNPQEHT
- the LOC100066363 gene encoding myeloid cell surface antigen CD33 isoform X2, which translates into the protein MLQLLLLLPLLWAGSLAKDGRFQLLVQESVSVQEGLCVSVPCTFTYPWNSLTDTVPAHGYWFWEGANIYRDAPVATNNPDRKVQEETQGRFHLLGDPQTYNCSLDIRDARRSDNRKYFFRVERGKEKRNYKSNLSVRVMALTHTPHILSPGTLECGHPRNLTCSVPWACERGTPPIFSWTSAALTSLGPRTHLSSMLTLTPRPQDHGTNLTCQVQFPAAGVTVERTIQLDVTCAPENPAIGDCQGDGTAAGELVTRTGVLLGAIGGAGVTALLALCLCLIFFIVKTCRTKAPRTVVSVDDSRSASLVSDIWRPDGGRYPDQSDFRREWEERKWNDSLENVAVNLELRTQSAAENASTPKSSGASWDHQQESKLDSPTDPTSSAGTASPLEMEQELHYASLSFNRVNPQEHT
- the LOC100066363 gene encoding myeloid cell surface antigen CD33 isoform X5, encoding MLQLLLLLPLLWAGSLAKDGRFQLLVQESVSVQEGLCVSVPCTFTYPWNSLTDTVPAHGYWFWEGANIYRDAPVATNNPDRKVQEETQGRFHLLGDPQTYNCSLDIRDARRSDNRKYFFRVERGKEKRNYKSNLSVRVMALTHTPHILSPGTLECGHPRNLTCSVPWACERGTPPIFSWTSAALTSLGPRTHLSSMLTLTPRPQDHGTNLTCQVQFPAAGVTVERTIQLDVTCAPENPAIGDCQGDGTAAGELVTRTGVLLGAIGGAGVTALLALCLCLIFFIVKTCRTKAPRTVVSVDDSRSASLQIWRPDGGRYPDQSDFRREWEERKWNDSLENVAVNLELRTQSAAENASTPKSSGASWDHQQESKLDSPTDPTSSAGTASPLEMEQELHYASLSFNRVNPQEHT